From Paenibacillus sp. FSL H8-0537:
CATGGCGGTCAATGCCGCCATAATCCGTAATCGTCCGCACCTCGTCCCATGCTCCCGCTTCCCTTAGAAGCTTCGCCACCGCTTCCGCTTGGCCCATGCCCAGCTCAAAGGCGACGATGCGTGGCATTTGCCTTAGCAGCGGAAGCTGCTCTACCATGCGGCGGTACGGGTCCAGCCCGTCCGCTCCGCCATCCAGCGCGAGGTGCGGCTCGTAATCCCGCACCTCGCGCTGCAAGCCCGGGAGGTCATCCGCCGGTATATACGGCGGATTGGACACCAGCACATCGACGCGGAGATCTGCCGCGCCGAGTGCTTGGTCTGCGGCGGCGCCGCCCGTTCCGAGGAACGGCGCCAGCAGGTCGCCCTGCACGAACGCCATGCGGCCTGCCGCTCCATGGCGGGCCGCATTCGTGCGGGCGACAGCCAGCGCGTCCGGCGAAAGATCGGACGCGCATACGCGCCAGAGCGGACGCAGCGCAGCCAGCGTCACGCCGATGGCGCCGCTGCCCGTGCCGACGTCAAGCACCGTCGGCCGCGCAGCCCAGCCCTCCGCCATGCCCTCCGCTATAGCTGACGCGCCCTCCTGCTCCGCCTGCTCGCTGCCGCTATTGCTCTCAGCGGCAGCAAGCCCTACCTCAGTCGCGCCTTCCACTGGCGCGTCCTCTGCTTCCGCCTGTGCCGATTCCGGCCACAGGCGATCCGCCGCCTCAAGCACAGCCTCGACGAGCAGCTCCGTCTCGGGCCGCGGAATCAGCACGGCCGGCGTAACCGCAAACGGCCTGCTGTAAAACCACTGCTCGCCGATGATATATTGCACCGGCTCGCCATTCCCTTTTCGCCGAGTGAGCTCGTCCCATGCTGGAGCCAGCTCACTCGGAAAAGGGTCGCCCCCGTCGCGCAGCAATTCCATACGCCCGATGCCCAGCAGATGCAGGAGCAGCAGCTCCGCATTATTGCGCGGCTCCTCGACGCCCTGCCCCGCCAAAAACGAAGAAGCCTGCAAGCAGGCTTCTCTAATGCTACAAGGCAGCAAAACGCTCCACCCCTTGTTATTGTCGCCCATGTATCCAACGTCCCTTTCTTTACTGCCCTGTACACTCAGCAAAAAAAACGCACAGCCGCATAAAAGGCAGGCTCTCCAAGCACTAATGCTCGAAAACCCTGCCTCTTCATGCAGCATGCCTTAATCGGCAGCTTACTTTGGAAAGTACTTAAGTTAGTTCAGTTCTCTCTCCATAATGTCCGCTTGCTCGGCAATCGTCAGCGACGAAATGATTTCCGCCATATCGCCGTTCATTA
This genomic window contains:
- a CDS encoding HemK/PrmC family methyltransferase produces the protein MGDNNKGWSVLLPCSIREACLQASSFLAGQGVEEPRNNAELLLLHLLGIGRMELLRDGGDPFPSELAPAWDELTRRKGNGEPVQYIIGEQWFYSRPFAVTPAVLIPRPETELLVEAVLEAADRLWPESAQAEAEDAPVEGATEVGLAAAESNSGSEQAEQEGASAIAEGMAEGWAARPTVLDVGTGSGAIGVTLAALRPLWRVCASDLSPDALAVARTNAARHGAAGRMAFVQGDLLAPFLGTGGAAADQALGAADLRVDVLVSNPPYIPADDLPGLQREVRDYEPHLALDGGADGLDPYRRMVEQLPLLRQMPRIVAFELGMGQAEAVAKLLREAGAWDEVRTITDYGGIDRHVIAVRTNG